From a single Aestuariibius sp. HNIBRBA575 genomic region:
- a CDS encoding L-aspartate oxidase has protein sequence MIKTDRIVIVGAGLGALYAALELAPRPVLMISPETLGEGASSAWAQGGVAAAMADTDSPEAHARDTIIAGAGTVDPDVADMVTRVAREHILDLTELGTPFDRSADGDYVMSREAAHSAARVVRVQGDQAGKQIMEALIAVVRAAPSVQVLENALATQLEVKDETVTGLWITQADCPSEPVLINCPAVLLAGGGSGGLFAHTTNPPRIRGQVIGFAARAGAVIGDPEFVQFHPTAFDIGEDPAPLATEALRGDGAVLINKHGHRFMLDVHPDAELAPRDVVARAIFAQTQAGNRPMLDTRDALGADVLTRFPSVAETCNRAGIDPVSDPIPVAVAAHYHMGGVDTDDVGRSSLGNLWVCGEASSTGLHGANRLASNGLLEALVYARNAATDIADKVAKTTAPEIEVQFTKGGDQIDADALKKLRETMTAHVGVRRNAKGLTTALRHIADIEASQSDNATFLNMTATATLITAAALQRQESRGGHLREDFPETDPNQAERTKITLTQALAIRDKAMKETS, from the coding sequence GTGATCAAAACGGACCGCATTGTCATCGTCGGCGCAGGGCTGGGTGCGCTCTATGCCGCGCTGGAGCTGGCGCCGCGCCCCGTTTTGATGATCTCGCCTGAAACCTTGGGAGAGGGCGCCAGCTCTGCTTGGGCGCAAGGCGGGGTTGCGGCCGCCATGGCGGACACCGACAGCCCAGAGGCGCACGCCCGCGACACAATCATCGCCGGGGCGGGCACAGTTGACCCAGATGTGGCCGACATGGTGACCCGCGTTGCGCGTGAACATATCCTTGATCTGACCGAGCTGGGAACACCCTTTGATCGCTCTGCGGATGGTGATTACGTCATGAGCCGCGAAGCCGCCCATTCCGCCGCCCGCGTGGTGCGCGTCCAAGGCGACCAAGCTGGCAAACAAATCATGGAGGCGTTGATCGCGGTCGTTCGGGCCGCGCCTTCGGTGCAGGTGTTGGAAAATGCGTTGGCCACCCAGCTAGAGGTTAAGGATGAAACCGTAACCGGGCTTTGGATTACCCAAGCGGATTGCCCTTCGGAACCGGTTTTGATCAATTGCCCCGCCGTATTGCTGGCCGGTGGTGGGTCTGGCGGGTTATTTGCCCACACAACCAACCCGCCGCGCATTCGCGGTCAGGTCATCGGTTTTGCCGCCCGCGCTGGTGCCGTCATTGGTGATCCGGAATTTGTGCAATTCCACCCCACCGCCTTTGATATCGGAGAGGATCCCGCCCCTCTCGCCACCGAAGCGTTGCGCGGTGATGGTGCCGTATTGATCAACAAACACGGTCATCGGTTTATGCTGGATGTTCATCCTGACGCGGAACTGGCTCCTCGTGATGTGGTGGCGCGCGCAATATTTGCCCAAACCCAAGCCGGGAACAGGCCCATGCTCGACACGCGGGATGCGTTAGGCGCGGATGTTTTGACACGGTTCCCATCTGTCGCTGAAACCTGTAATCGGGCCGGAATAGACCCTGTTTCTGACCCAATTCCCGTCGCCGTCGCCGCGCATTATCACATGGGTGGCGTAGATACGGACGACGTAGGACGATCTTCGCTCGGCAATCTCTGGGTCTGCGGAGAGGCGTCATCGACCGGTTTGCATGGCGCCAACAGGCTAGCGTCGAACGGATTGCTAGAAGCATTGGTTTACGCCCGCAATGCCGCGACTGACATCGCTGACAAAGTCGCAAAAACCACGGCCCCTGAGATTGAGGTGCAATTTACCAAAGGTGGCGATCAGATTGACGCTGATGCGTTAAAAAAGCTGCGTGAAACCATGACGGCGCATGTCGGCGTCCGGCGCAACGCCAAAGGTTTGACCACGGCGCTTAGACATATTGCCGACATCGAAGCCAGTCAGTCAGACAACGCAACGTTCCTGAATATGACCGCAACCGCAACATTGATCACCGCCGCCGCCCTGCAAAGACAAGAAAGCCGAGGCGGGCATCTGCGCGAAGATTTTCCAGAAACAGACCCTAATCAGGCCGAACGCACCAAAATCACTTTGACCCAGGCCCTGGCGATACGTGACAAAGCTATGAAGGAAACCTCATGA
- the nadA gene encoding quinolinate synthase NadA: MFDLNTMRLELSEAYDLSPNPELAEQMQDVYEKMSRVVNPVDWATYAPYVAAINALKKERNAVILAHNYMTPEIYHGVADVVGDSLQLAVKAVEVEADVIVQCGVHFMAETSKILNPSKTVLIPDMEAGCSLAESITADGIAQMRAKYPGAPVVSYVNTTAEVKAASDICCTSSNAAQIVAAMENDTVIMTPDQYLAQNVARDVPQKNVVWWEGSCIVHEQYTAQDLKDFREWNPGTSIIAHPECPPDVVDESDFSGSTSGIIKFVTDNRPEKAMLVTECSMASNIADALPDVDFVGPCNMCPFMKKITLEKILWSLHTMSEPVEVDPNVAQKAKVAVQRMIDLSQKLGI, encoded by the coding sequence ATGTTTGACCTGAATACCATGCGCCTGGAACTGTCTGAGGCCTATGACCTGTCGCCCAATCCCGAACTCGCGGAGCAGATGCAGGACGTTTACGAAAAAATGTCCCGTGTTGTGAACCCGGTCGATTGGGCCACATACGCCCCTTATGTGGCTGCGATTAATGCGCTGAAAAAGGAACGTAACGCCGTCATTTTAGCCCATAACTACATGACGCCCGAAATCTACCACGGTGTGGCGGACGTTGTCGGTGATAGTTTGCAACTGGCGGTCAAGGCAGTGGAAGTCGAAGCAGATGTCATCGTGCAATGCGGTGTGCATTTCATGGCTGAAACATCAAAAATCCTGAACCCATCTAAAACGGTTCTGATCCCCGACATGGAAGCAGGATGTTCACTAGCAGAGAGCATCACCGCCGATGGCATCGCGCAAATGCGCGCCAAATATCCCGGCGCGCCGGTTGTGTCTTATGTAAACACCACCGCCGAAGTCAAAGCCGCATCCGACATTTGCTGTACATCGTCAAACGCTGCGCAAATCGTGGCGGCGATGGAAAACGACACCGTCATCATGACGCCGGATCAATATCTGGCCCAAAACGTTGCCCGTGACGTGCCTCAGAAAAACGTCGTCTGGTGGGAAGGGTCCTGTATCGTTCACGAACAATACACCGCGCAGGATCTAAAGGATTTCCGCGAATGGAATCCCGGCACCAGCATCATCGCACATCCTGAATGCCCGCCTGATGTAGTGGATGAATCCGATTTCAGCGGATCGACCAGCGGCATCATCAAATTCGTCACTGACAATCGCCCCGAAAAGGCAATGTTGGTCACCGAATGTTCGATGGCCTCAAACATTGCTGATGCTTTGCCGGATGTTGATTTTGTCGGCCCCTGCAACATGTGCCCCTTTATGAAAAAGATCACGTTGGAAAAAATCCTGTGGTCGCTGCACACGATGTCAGAACCGGTCGAAGTCGACCCTAACGTTGCACAAAAAGCCAAAGTTGCGGTTCAGCGGATGATCGACCTTAGCCAAAAACTGGGAATTTAA